Below is a genomic region from Arcanobacterium haemolyticum DSM 20595.
ATTCCAGATCGTCATACCAGGATTTGGCACGAATAATGCGTGGCGCTCCTGGGGTTCGTTCCACTTCGTCAAGTTGCCGCCAGATATCCGCCACTGTTGATGGCGTGTATTGCGGATAGAGAGGAATCACCACAAGTTCATCAACGTCCATCTCTGCGATCACATCTGAAATTGCTGGCTGGCTGTATGTGGTAGCCCAACGAACCACCACGCCATCAAGATGTTCTTGGGTGTGGCGTGCTTGGTTGATGGTGTGGACTCGTAGCGGGGAACCTTCAGGAGTCCATACGCGCTCATAAATAGGAGCAATCTTGGGTGGCCGGAAACGCAGAACGATCGAATTGAGGATTGGCTTCCATATCCAACGCGGCATATCAACAACTGCAGGATCGGATAAGAATGTGCGCAAAAATGCCTTAATATCATCCACAGCAGGGCTTGCCGGCGTTCCAAGCGCCACGATTAAACATCCACGTTTCATAAGATATAAGAGTAGCGTCTCAAACTTGTTTATGCACATTCGTTAGATTCTGTGGACAAATAAGCGAGATGAACCTTTTAAGTAACACCCACGTCTCATAAAATCTTGTAGCAAAACATTGATACAAGAGCGGATGCAGATATGCTCCGGAAGCGCTCACTCAACGAAATCGAATTACGAATCGATCCTGGATCGGCAACCCCTGCGAACGAACAACTCACCCATCAGATTAGAGGTGGCATCGCACATCTGAATGCCATAAATAACACAGACTAATGCCTTCTCTCCGATTCGTCAGAGCTCGTCATTTTCTGGCAGAATACTTGCTGGCACACCGCGTGGGGCAGCACGTGAGATACGCGCCGTAGAGGTAGTGAGAGCGTCGCTGTGTCAGTTATTAACCGATTAATAAGGAGAATTCATGACTGCCACCAAGGCAAAATTCGCACCAACTGGAACCGGCCTTTACCCAACATTCGTTGCCCTCATGGCGGTCGTCCTCATTCTGTCCAACATTGGCGCATCCAAGCCAGTCACGTTCGGAAGCATCGTCACAGATGGCGGATTTTTCCTCTTCCCGCTAGCCTACATTATTGGCGACGTCGTCTCAGAAGTCTACGGCTGGAAAGCATCCCGCCGCGCAGTCATCGTCACCTTCTCCCTCTCAGTCTTCGCAGCACTCTGCTACTGGATCATGATTGCCCTTCCAGGAGCCGATTTTTACGACGGACAAGATGCACTCGTACGCACGCTCGGCCCAGTCTGGCAGATCGTCGTCGCCTCACTCCTCGGCTTCCTCGCAGGTCAGCTTTCCAATGCCTTCACCATGGTCCGGATGAAAAAGCGATCCGGCGAAAAAATGCTTTTCGGACGCATGGCGGCCTCCACCGTCGTCGGCGAATTCGTTGATACGCTCGTCTTCTGCGTACTCGCAGCCCAGGTACTCGAAATCCCAGACTTCGCAACGTTCCTCAACTACCTACTTGTAGGATTTACCTACAAAACACTCGTAGAACTCTGCTTCTCCCCCATCACCATGGCAGTCATGCGCATCGTGAAGAAAGCCGAACCAGAATACGGAATCCACGCCTAAGCGCGCTCCGCAAGGAACTTCACGGGCGGATGCGCTGCACGAAAATCATTAATCGGCGCATCCGTCCCGTATCCCAACGCAAAACCCGTCACTAACGCGTAATCTTCCGGAACCTCAAACACCTCATCCGCAGGCCTGCGCCACCCAGCCAACACGCCCAACGGGCACGAATCAACGCCACGCGATTGTGCAGACAAAAAGATAGTCTGCAACACAAGCCCCGCATCCATCGCAGAAAACGGCAAAAAATCGCGGTGAATAAACACCAAACCAACAACCGGAGCACCAAACGCTTCAAAATTGCGCCGCATCTGCTCCGCACGCCCCGCACGATCATCGCGGGCAATACCAAGATGCTGATATAACCCAACCCCCACCTCAATCTGGCGGGCACGCAACTCATCCGGATAACGCGCGAAAATATCGTAATCCCCGTCAATATCCGGGGCCACCTTCTCAGCTTGAGCACGGCTCATCGCCTCAAACTCACGCACATACGCATTCTTCAAGCGCCGCGCGGTATCCCCCGATGCCAGCGCAAACCGATACGGGCGAGTGTTTGACCAACTCGGAGCACATCGAGCATCCTCAAAAATCTCCGCCAACACATCATCCGGCACCGGCGCCGAATCAAAATCCCGAACAGTATGACGCGCAGAAACAAGCTGAGAAAAATCATTCATGGCATCATTTTACGGCC
It encodes:
- the hemH gene encoding ferrochelatase → MKRGCLIVALGTPASPAVDDIKAFLRTFLSDPAVVDMPRWIWKPILNSIVLRFRPPKIAPIYERVWTPEGSPLRVHTINQARHTQEHLDGVVVRWATTYSQPAISDVIAEMDVDELVVIPLYPQYTPSTVADIWRQLDEVERTPGAPRIIRAKSWYDDLEYITWHAAEIRSAIDSAAQPYDKIIFSFHGVPNRPAHRPDQYHDQCEVTTNAIMDRVGNVQWEMTFQSKFGPGKWLQPATIGRMAQLPSEGARRILVVTPGFFSSCIETIDEIDLLNKEAFLNAGGQHFLSITPPDSTDAAGRILASVYRSTKANTIN
- a CDS encoding queuosine precursor transporter, with protein sequence MTATKAKFAPTGTGLYPTFVALMAVVLILSNIGASKPVTFGSIVTDGGFFLFPLAYIIGDVVSEVYGWKASRRAVIVTFSLSVFAALCYWIMIALPGADFYDGQDALVRTLGPVWQIVVASLLGFLAGQLSNAFTMVRMKKRSGEKMLFGRMAASTVVGEFVDTLVFCVLAAQVLEIPDFATFLNYLLVGFTYKTLVELCFSPITMAVMRIVKKAEPEYGIHA
- a CDS encoding nitroreductase; protein product: MNDFSQLVSARHTVRDFDSAPVPDDVLAEIFEDARCAPSWSNTRPYRFALASGDTARRLKNAYVREFEAMSRAQAEKVAPDIDGDYDIFARYPDELRARQIEVGVGLYQHLGIARDDRAGRAEQMRRNFEAFGAPVVGLVFIHRDFLPFSAMDAGLVLQTIFLSAQSRGVDSCPLGVLAGWRRPADEVFEVPEDYALVTGFALGYGTDAPINDFRAAHPPVKFLAERA